One Brachybacterium aquaticum genomic region harbors:
- a CDS encoding glycosyltransferase: MSSRTSRDLRTAEGSDLGLTPLLRTAEADGGTVCQARGVNLGRWRPAPWPAAETTRPLRVLITTDWWEPVINGVVASVQTLRRELIALGCDVRVLTLSQGLRTRHEPGVYRIGSVSAAMVYDRARIGMPASRRVLRDILRWRPDVIHSQCEFSTYMWARRIARTLSVPLVHTYHTIYEDYTHYYSPSKTVGRKVVESFSRRVLDGTDAVVVPTAKVARLLEGYGVHSPVHIIPTGLDLERFRAARTPAEHEDVRVLRERLRIAPDQKVLISVSRLAKEKNLDEVLDMVAAADRADAVLMLVGDGPYREELEERTAQLGLQERVRFVGVVDPSEVQRWYRLGDVFVSASLSETQGLTFIEALACGLPLLCHRDPSLAAVVLEGRTGWQYQDAAQFAAHLSALLDDPMLREEMSAAALAHARATCGAREFGRGVLDVYQQILRRRPPQIIARTAVSA, encoded by the coding sequence ATGAGCTCCAGGACCAGCCGCGACCTGCGGACGGCGGAAGGATCAGACCTGGGTCTGACCCCCCTCCTGCGCACGGCGGAGGCGGACGGCGGGACGGTCTGCCAGGCTCGAGGCGTGAACCTCGGAAGATGGCGCCCCGCCCCCTGGCCGGCCGCTGAGACCACCCGCCCGCTGCGCGTGCTGATCACCACCGACTGGTGGGAGCCCGTCATCAACGGCGTCGTCGCCTCGGTGCAGACCCTGCGCCGCGAGCTCATCGCCCTGGGCTGCGACGTGAGGGTCCTCACCCTCTCCCAGGGACTGCGCACCCGTCATGAGCCGGGCGTCTACCGCATCGGCTCGGTCTCCGCGGCGATGGTCTACGACCGCGCCCGGATCGGCATGCCCGCCAGCCGCCGCGTGCTGCGCGACATCCTGCGCTGGCGGCCGGACGTCATCCACTCCCAGTGCGAGTTCTCCACCTACATGTGGGCCCGTCGCATCGCCCGCACCCTCTCCGTTCCGCTGGTGCACACGTACCACACCATCTACGAGGACTACACGCACTACTACTCGCCCTCGAAGACCGTCGGCCGCAAGGTCGTGGAGTCCTTCTCCCGCCGCGTGCTCGACGGGACCGACGCGGTGGTGGTGCCGACGGCGAAGGTCGCGCGCCTGCTCGAGGGCTACGGGGTCCACTCCCCCGTCCACATCATCCCCACGGGGCTGGACCTCGAGCGCTTCCGCGCCGCCCGCACCCCTGCCGAGCACGAGGACGTGCGCGTGCTGCGCGAGCGCCTGCGGATCGCCCCGGACCAGAAGGTGCTGATCTCCGTCTCACGCCTGGCCAAGGAGAAGAACCTCGACGAGGTCCTCGACATGGTCGCCGCCGCGGACCGTGCCGATGCGGTGCTGATGCTGGTCGGTGACGGCCCCTACCGGGAGGAGCTCGAGGAGCGCACGGCGCAGCTCGGCCTGCAGGAGCGGGTGCGGTTCGTGGGCGTCGTGGACCCCTCGGAGGTCCAGCGCTGGTACCGCCTCGGGGACGTGTTCGTCAGCGCCTCGCTCAGCGAGACCCAGGGACTGACCTTCATCGAGGCCCTCGCCTGCGGCCTGCCACTGCTGTGCCACCGCGACCCCTCGCTCGCCGCCGTGGTCCTCGAGGGCCGCACCGGCTGGCAGTACCAGGACGCCGCGCAGTTCGCCGCGCACCTGTCCGCACTGCTGGACGACCCGATGCTGCGGGAGGAGATGTCCGCCGCCGCGCTCGCCCACGCCCGCGCGACCTGCGGGGCGCGGGAGTTCGGCCGCGGAGTGCTGGACGTGTACCAACAGATCCTGCGGCGTCGCCCGCCGCAGATCATCGCCCGGACGGCGGTGAGCGCATGA
- a CDS encoding YbhB/YbcL family Raf kinase inhibitor-like protein, producing MTDNAPENVTEPEQTFALVSSAIPAGSVVGAQQLVEDLGGENLSPDLAWSDAPEGTKSFAITCYDPDAPTGSGFWHWVAWDIPADVTSLPLGLARDDASLKQAVNDYGNVGYDGPNPPAGAPHRYQFSVHAMPVETLGVEQGALHIGARFAIFSQQLGSADFTARYQVTN from the coding sequence ATGACCGACAACGCGCCCGAGAACGTCACCGAGCCCGAGCAGACCTTCGCCCTCGTCTCCTCCGCGATCCCTGCGGGGTCGGTGGTGGGCGCCCAGCAGCTGGTCGAGGATCTCGGCGGGGAGAACCTCTCCCCCGACCTCGCCTGGAGCGACGCCCCGGAGGGCACGAAGTCCTTCGCGATCACCTGCTACGACCCCGATGCGCCCACCGGCTCCGGGTTCTGGCACTGGGTCGCATGGGACATCCCGGCCGACGTCACCTCGCTGCCGCTCGGCCTCGCCCGCGACGACGCCTCGCTGAAGCAGGCCGTGAACGACTACGGGAACGTCGGCTACGACGGCCCGAACCCGCCCGCCGGTGCCCCGCACCGCTACCAGTTCTCCGTGCATGCGATGCCGGTCGAGACGCTCGGCGTGGAGCAGGGCGCATTGCACATCGGCGCGCGCTTCGCGATCTTCTCCCAGCAGCTCGGCTCCGCGGACTTCACTGCCCGTTACCAGGTGACGAACTGA
- a CDS encoding TVP38/TMEM64 family protein gives MSTHTGTIPVVAVPSAPSLPSRKSTSPAPAPAVRTAPATSTAPASPTAPAADGSAAETAPRRRDPLLIAVRLSPLLGLAASIAMVVWGLDTGVLRSLVNLQAFIDSLGAWGPVAFLVVSAASVVFPIVPGGLLVIAGPVLFGPVEGTLYNYVAVCAGSMMNFAIGRHVGLDLIERMFGVRTVEKFLGWTRSAHFTRAFATAIALPVAPDDLLCYIAGTTRVRWRTYALIILLCKPWALIAYGLGVSALLLRFLPW, from the coding sequence ATGAGCACGCACACCGGCACGATCCCGGTGGTGGCGGTGCCCTCCGCACCGTCGCTGCCCTCGCGGAAGTCCACCTCCCCGGCTCCCGCCCCGGCCGTCCGGACGGCGCCTGCGACCTCGACAGCCCCCGCCTCCCCGACGGCCCCCGCCGCCGATGGCTCGGCCGCGGAGACCGCCCCGCGCCGCCGCGACCCGCTGCTCATCGCGGTGCGGCTCTCGCCGCTGCTGGGCCTCGCCGCGAGCATCGCCATGGTCGTGTGGGGACTGGACACGGGGGTGCTGCGCTCCCTGGTGAACCTGCAGGCCTTCATCGACTCCCTCGGCGCCTGGGGGCCCGTCGCGTTCCTCGTCGTCTCCGCCGCCTCGGTCGTGTTCCCGATCGTGCCGGGCGGGCTGCTGGTGATCGCCGGTCCCGTGCTGTTCGGTCCGGTCGAGGGGACGCTATACAACTACGTCGCCGTGTGCGCGGGCTCGATGATGAACTTCGCGATCGGCCGCCATGTGGGGCTGGACCTCATCGAGCGGATGTTCGGCGTGCGCACGGTCGAGAAGTTCCTCGGCTGGACGCGCAGCGCGCACTTCACGCGGGCCTTCGCCACCGCGATCGCCCTCCCGGTCGCCCCCGACGACCTGCTCTGCTACATCGCCGGGACCACCCGCGTGCGGTGGCGCACCTACGCCCTGATCATCCTGCTGTGCAAGCCGTGGGCCCTGATCGCGTACGGGCTCGGTGTCAGCGCCCTGCTGCTGCGGTTCCTGCCCTGGTGA